The following is a genomic window from Drosophila busckii strain San Diego stock center, stock number 13000-0081.31 chromosome 2L, ASM1175060v1, whole genome shotgun sequence.
TTTGAAAAGTGCAGACGTGTAAAGTGCCGCGCTTCAAGCAAAAATCTAACTGTTTAatctctctttcacttttttgttATGTGCCGTAGTTCTTTGCTTAGCAGTGCAGCTTCTGCTTATTCATtctttttcattcatttgctTACTTCAATGAAAACGCAACGCACATGTCGATTAACTGTTTATTGCTATATAAGAAATGTATACATATGCTAAAGCGACAGTTAGCAGAGGATAAAAACACttaagctattaaatattattgttatttttttttgttgtgctgcacACAGTGGGATGTTAATTAATTCTTGCCAATTCTAGTTGGTGTGGTTCGTCAAATTTTGCAGCGAGCCACAGCAATCGCTGGAATTTTCCACGCCACTTGGCGAATTTGTTGTAAACTGCAGCAGTATAATAAGATAAGTGGTTAAAGCGCCGCTAATCTggtaagtaaaataattaatcattatatatataatcaaatCTGCTCTCTTTTTAGACTTACTGTAAAGTAGAGCGTGCGATCAATGTTGAATAGTCCAGCagctgtaaaattaattttcaagtgCATCAGCTGCATGGaaaactgctgcagcttttccTTCACCTCTGCGCTCTTCGTTTTATTCAGCAGCGAGTGCACAATGCCGCCCGTTTTCTCGCTTTTCTTTATGGCGCGATTGCTGCCCTCAACAATGGATATAATAGCAATCAAATATAGAATCATCTGGCAGGAGAAGAACGTAACGAATTCCACagttttgaatttgctttCACGCTTCGATTTGCCCAGCAGCGTCTCCAGCACATAGTAAGCATCAAAGACAATGATGAGAAAGGCTATGGAGATAATGGTGAGCAGCTGAtaagtgaaatatttatttgccgtAGCAGCTGCTTCGCATATGAGTTGATGTATTTCCATGGATTCCTGTATAATTTCAGCCGGATCTTTGGTCACAATGGTGTACATGGAGAACGAGTCTAGACATTGTAAGGAACGCTGCTTTTGCACCGCCTTCAAGCTGCGTGTGTCCCACTGATGTGCCAAGTTCTTAAGCAcctgcaaaatatataaaagaacaTTGTAAGTTTGTAGTTTTAAGTTAATACAGTAGATATTGATAAGGTGCAACTGCTGAAATACGAAAATTAGTAGAAAAATGTTCTATAATTCTAATTCAAACTTAAATCCATTAACgtagctaaacaaatttataatttcttataaTTCTAAATCCaaataattctaattaaaatcaatttttaaatgcattaaagtaacttaatatgtttataaatatttttaaaattcaagcagTGATATCCGATATTGTAAgcttcaatatttttgcattccCTTAAGAGCTCATGTCATATAAGCAATATATACTAtaagtttgttttatatactAAGCCCACCTCATTGAGAGCGCTGCAATAGATACGCAGCTTTATAAATAAGCCCACATAGAGCATGGTGACCACGCAGAGAGTGACATTTGGTATAAAGTAACTGAAAAGTAGCCCAAACTTCATGTAATTAGCATTGAAGCTGAATATCATGTAAATGCTGAGGCAGCCATAGGCAAAAGTTGAGCAGCATAGAAACAAGGCCATGCAGTTGATTTGCGCAGCTGCTTGACTCTGTTTGAAACTGATGCCCACTTTGGGAAATATTTCAGACTCCAGCTGCTCGTAGAGCTGCATGAGGTGCAGCAAACGCTTGCGTTGAAACAAACTTAGTAACATTAAAGACATCATGCTGTTCATGCAGTTAAACATTTCCATATCGATGGTTACTGTAGCGAGATCGGTTACGGCCAGCTCAGCCATGGCCAGTCGACGCTCCATGAATGTTTGATAGAAGTTGAACATATAGAAAACTAAGCGTATGAAAACGTTCGCGTAGCCGtagctgctgcactttagCCGAGCCTTGGGGCCAGCGCTCACATGGTACGGCATAATGCCCATCATTAAAGCAAAACCGAATGGGAGGCGATAACAATCGTAGACGTTCTGCGGACGCGTTAGCCCGACTAGATATGCCGACAgccacatggcgtatgcgcaatattgaAAACGAATAAGCTGtgacatttgttttaattatagtgAAAGCGCTGATATCTGATTAACAAAGCAATTAACTTAGACAATCgggaatttatatttatgcctCTATTCACTTTCAGCTCACCTTGTTGAGTGCCTCAAAGTGTTGCCAGCAGCGATGCAACATGGCGCCCAGTAGCAGCACCACGCTCAGCAGAAACACCTGCGGCACAtagaaagcaacagcagcaggataACTAGGACGTACGCCATTCCACAGCATCAGGCAGAGCGAGCTCACCAAGTAGGACAGCTGCACGCTCATTATGAGCAACAGCTGCGAATGCCTCAGCCGCATAATGCGCGGATAACTGAAACAGACGCCCAAGTCGAGCAGCCGCTCATCAATGCGTGCGATATAATCGCAGAGTTTGATCAATTTGCGCACACGCAGCGCGCTGCAGGCAAAAAGCGTCGACATGCCCACCAAGCTGATGAATTTCTGCAGAGAGTCGCCCACCTGCGATATCTTCGATCTGAAGAAGTAGCCCACAATGCTCTGCTGCTGTATCAAAGCGGTGAGAAAGCAATAGCCAAAGAAACTCAACTGtagtaaagcatttaaatagcCCAAGCGACTTAGCTGAAAGTGCCTAGCACCTGCCACGCCCCGCAGCCGAAAAGGCGTCAGTCCAAGCAAATaagtaaacagcagcagcgtctgctcCGCGCCGTGTGCATCGCGTGGTCTAAACAAAGTTCGCCAAAGCTGCCACATCGCGATCGTAAGTAAACTCACTACGCTTACAGCCAATGCGCTTTTATAGCCAACTTAActagtttaataattaattttaaagcgtTTTATAATTTGTCTGTCACTCActcattcagtcagtcagttagttagttgtgTGCTATGACCTGTGACCTTGTCAGTTTTCCTTTTTTctttgcacaattttcttgtttgtttgttttgtctaTGAAATTATAAAACGCGCACGTTTCAGCTgctctttaattaatttaattgactaTTAAACGTTCGCTATTGTATGTGCAACTTTAAAAGCGCTGCTAAGTATGCTATGAAAATTGTGCGCTAGCTGCACGCGTTGCAAGTTAttatcatttattaaaaataataatttttatgttatatcacaactaaaacttaacaaattcattaaattgatttacgTTTATGCGAATTAAAACTCCAAGgtatattacaaattttaaaatattttagatagcatattgaaattataacaacaacaaaattaacaaataagtgaataatatttacattttgattagcaaagcaaatgtagaaacataaatttaaatcatacACTGAAGTATTAATATACCTAAGATAGATTAAACGGTTTGTAAAATTATTctactatttaattaaatttttttaaattattttactttctGTAacatataaaacaacaactaaaaatatccaaataataatttggtAATGCCAGGTGAgctaacatttattattgtttattctttattgctttatttacatttctctCCCACCTCCGCCCGCTTGCTTACCTTATTGACCATGATGAAACGCATTTCCACGAGATACGTAAAGCAGGAGAATAGAGCAATTGAAATCGCAATCACCGTATGCTGCACCATGAAAGTGAATTGCAGCGCCAGAGTGGGCGACACATTGGAGGAGTACAGGACGGCAAAGGTGCCCCAGGAGAAGGCAAGGTTGACCAGGAACATGGAGAGCATGACGGCATAGCTGAAGCTCAGCACTTTGCTGTACATGATCTTGACTCCAACGCTATGCAGCTGCAGATCCATGGTGTGGAACTTTTGCAGACACTGCTCCAAGCGGTGCTTAGGAATAATGGCAGCCAGATAAATGACAGTGACGCCAATAAAGCCGCTGACAATCTGCATCATATCACCAAAGTAACTAATGCGCGAGCGAAAGAAATAACTGGCAACCGATTCGCAGTCATTGCAAATGGTTAGAACATAGCAGACGCTATACAGACCGACATGGATGAGTCCATTGGCATAGCCGAACCAGGACTTTTTAATCTCGCGCTGCCCAGAGGTGGCGCAGTGACTGATGTAAAAGGAAGTGAGTCCATGCAAATAGGTGACGAAGAATAAAGGACGCAGGCACTCGAACACTTGCTTGGCGGTTAACCAGCGACGCAGACGACGCCGCAGCGGATCGCACCAGCCGCTGCTCAATGGCGCCGCAGCCAGCTCGGTATCCTTCTCCACATCCATATCCATATCCATAACTATATCCATTTGCATTACACGCGCGCACGTTCTGCTCAGCTGGAGCTTGTTAAGTCAACTGACTTGAGCCAGCAGCctgacaaataatttgcatggCAGTTCCAACTATCTCCCTCCCtttctctttgtgtgtgtgtgtataatgaGGTGGGGTCAGCcacatttcattcattttcattcactttgcattcattttgtgcttttcatTGTCGCTTTAAGTAAACATTGCTACATTTTTATCCAATTGCCATTTGACTAAacgtttgcattttaattaatgcgtctctctctctctctatcgctctcgctctcactctaaTTAGTTATGCGATTTActcactttttatatattttttgtggcACGTTTGCTCTCTGGGGTGTCTTCCTGCTGCGCATTGACTGACAGCTGTCTAAATGGAAGATTTCTATCTTCAACTAAACGTGTTAATTGACTTGACAACAAGCTATTGAAGttaaacatttgcagctttagctcAACTAATTTAAATCATACTAAAGCATAATATTCCTTACATCCTTTAGCTTAGCTATTGTATAGCTACTAAGCTTAATGTAGTCTAATATAAGTTGTCATATTTcgcatgaaaatatttgcattgttggcaaacaacaaaaaccatgAAGCTCATAAATGTTACCCCAAATTGAATCTACCAGGTAGATATAGCACTAATAGATATAACTATTGCTAAAATGTGGCTTATGGCCAgtcataaaattaatgaaaattgtaGACCAAGTATTTATGTTAGTTACAGTGAAATTAGTTACAGTTTTCATGGCTTGAGTTTTTaggtttgtttataaaacaaagcatagataaaagcaaagcattctaaattaaaaattagcaacTGCTTTGAGAAtataaaatagtaaatttttaatattattcaatATGTTAACGACCATTTAAAAGGAAACTCCATAGCTTTAACTAGTAGttacattaatattaaaaatagtacaagataaatcaaattaaaagtaatttatagTACAAAGGAATAAGTTATATTGCTTtctttttaagcttaatttttttttaattaacattgtaaaataataataataaattaagcattagAATATAcctaaatttgttatatgttttctaagttttctttgctgtatctcataaaatttatgagaATTTTTCTTACACCTAATTAATTTCTGTGCTAACTATTTTTCGCTGTAACTGTTATTGATACTTTGCCTTGTGTTTGGCTAATAGAATAATATTCTACTTTTTAACAGACTCAACGCCTGACTCACCTGATTGACGATGCTGAGGCGGCGCTCAAAGCTGAACGCAATTATGcagaataaacaaattgctatgGAGACCACCGAGTGCTGGAGGAAGAAGGTCATGCAGACGCAAAAGCTGGGCGTGACGCCCAGCGAGACGAGCAGCTGAAAGACGCCCACAAAGTAAACGCCCAGGATGAGCAGCTTGAAGACCAGCAGCAGTATGGAATAGCGAAAGATGCGTGAGTACTTGACACGCACGCCAATGTTCGAGAAATTTGTGTCCAAGCTGTGTAGGATGGTGAGAGTGCCCAGCAGCTTGCAGCGCTTGAGGATGGCCGAAGTGTAGATGACAGCGCCAGCAATGAGGCCATTGAAGATCTGCAGGCGATCGCCAATCACCGAAATTTCAGTGCGAAAGAAATAACCCACAATGGACTCGCCCTGACGCAGCGAGGaaatataacaaaagccaacgaggataatgtaaacaaagatgttgaaaatgccaaagcagGACATTTTCACATAGGACTCGCCCATCTTGCGACGCACCACATGAAACGGCGTTAGGCCataaagaaatgttaaaaaaaataaaggacGCAGTGCCTCATAAACCTGCGACGAGATGAAATATCTACGCACGCGATGCAGCGTTGCCGACATaactgagagagcgagagcgacacgCACAACCGTTTGCCACAAAGTGTCAACACGAACTGCAGCAGGACTACAGGACTCTGCTGAACAAATGGCGCAAACCGGAAGTGTATAAATTACGAAGCGTCTACGCATATGTCATGATGAGGTTGCGTCGTCATTaagcaaacacagacacagcgACAGGATTTAGGATTATGGCAACAAGTTGTTGtcattgaagcagcagcaacaacagcagcagctcaagcagcagcagcagcagcattgaaagTAAGTCcttgcttttattattcctatttttatttgtttactttacgCATTAAGCTGCAAGCAGCGTACTCtagcatattaaaatattgcaaatattttagctaaaattgaaatttcattttactttcACTTGAATTTTATAGCGCGTTTGctttaacataattaattaattaaattttatgcgctgcttcaAGGCTAGAGCTATACttcactacacacacacacacttctatataaaaaaaaaagtgtatcTCAATCGCATTTACAGTTACACTCAGTTGCACAGCTTACgaggcgtatgcgcaatttgagCTGCAAACTCAAGGCTTGCTTGTATTGCTTTCAACGCATATGcgcagcaatttataaaaatatttagcatttaaattttctttttcaaaaaagcaacaattactAAGGCATTTAATATAGTTTGCTATAtttactaatttgtttaagaGCATCTCATAGAGTATTTTAGCAAGCGCTTGGGCATTATTTTTCACTCGCTGTTTTCCTCTGCTATTTGTTCGCTTTGTGTGCATGCATAATGTATGTCCTGCGTCCTTTATGGAGCGTGGCATGCAAAGTAATGTGAGCAAGTTGAATGACGTGTCAGATACGGATACTTtgattatgtgtgtgtattgagcCAAGCAAGCAACAGTGGGTAAtgtgttatttaaatatgctacagactagcttataaataatagtttgTACACAAAGTGTTAATGAACTTTGTTGTGAAGAATgcaaaataagtaaataaattacaaaatatgcagGAATTATAAATAAGAGTTATGTgattaaaaattgcagcatcaAAAAGTGaattttcaacttttcttgctaattatattgaaataaatgcaattatttaatgaaatgtTTACAAAAGAATTAAGCTAAGTAAACTAAAATGattaattctttaaaaattattgtagacAAAAGTAAAttggcaatttttatatataagttgaCTTCAATTTCTAAAGCTTATGTTTGAATGTAATCTCTAACTTTCTGCTTTATACTTTCCACAGATTTGCACTTACCTTATGCAGTCGCTGCAAGCGTCGCTGGACGGAATGCGTCAGCAGGCAGAACATGGTAACGACCATAGAAAGCGTAAGCACCTCACCGAtcataatcaaaacaaaaggccAGCTAGCCTGCACCTGCATTttggcaaagcaaagccagCAGACCAGAATGATGAATGCATCGAGGGCAAAAGCgagcagcaccaccagcaggCCCAGATACTGCACTTGGAAATAGttaatacgtatacgcagcttAGCCAAACGACGATCAATGGCGGACAGCAGCTCAATGGATTTTCGCCAGCTGCGACGCTGCCAGAGCGGCAGGATAAAGATCATAACCCCGGCCAGCATGCCAACCGTATTATGAACATGTGAGCTGCTCTGCGAGATGTCAGTGCGCATGAAGTAGCCAATCAGATACTCGTTATGCACTTGTGAATAAGCGTAGCAGTAGACAGCGAACAGAAAGCGAGCAAAGGCATTAACAAAGCCCAATTTGGATTCACGCAGGCTAAGCTCAGCCTGCTGCTCATCCCAGCCCACATAATAAGGCGTTAGTCCTTGTAGAAAAGCCAGCATTATAATCAAGCGTATGCTGCTGTAGAAGTTGTCTGCGCGAAATACACGTTGCCAGCGTTTGCGGCAGTTGCGACTACAGCGTGGCATGACGATGAATACAAAACTGCAAGCCATACACCAAAATGTTGCAGTCGGCGTTGCTGTTATTAGCGTTTAATTTAACCCCAAGTGTGCttattatagtttataattaaaattgaatgtaTTAGCTATTAGATTGCATACTAGTAGCGCCATCTATGGGCTATAACTTGTAAGCAGCGAATACTGcagcataatttaaagcagtagctacaaattcaaattttagcAACAAGCTTGCTAACTTATTAATAGTTATGATTTCAATGCAACATTTAAGGCAACTGCATATATTCAATTTgatctttaattaattttaatcaaaattgtaattcaattgcaaatcttatttcaattgtaattTCTTAATCAATGCAGCTGTCACTTCTTGTTAAAATCtcttaaatttgttgccaaattgttaaaaatttcttaaatCTGCTGCAGCCCAAGTAAATTACCTACGATAGCATTGTCTACAGTTCGTTGCATctttaaacaatgcaaaagcaGATTGCATAACCGCGTTAGACGCTTAATGAGCTGACAGCCACGTCATCAGTTAAACAATATAGAGAAACATAACAAATCATGTGGCTTAGTTAGAATTTTGTCGCACAATTTGCCAACAGGCAACAataagcgacagcaacagcaacggcaacggcaacaaatgTGCATACAAGTACGCTATATGGGTATTCAAGTATATGAGCCAAACCAGCCATAACAATAaccataataataacaaaccgCAACGGAAGGTTTGTGTCTCGTACATCTTGTGGTGTCTACAGATCCGACCAGGTCCGCTTGACAATGGCGCCGCTTTGTTTAATCTCATCCAAAGCTAACTAAAGCTccacaaaattaaatactctTGTTTATAATAGCATatagaatataaatttatttaaatacttttaaatacataaaatacattttatttatacattattaatttaaattaatcatatCTAATTTTGTAGTAGCGTATGTAAACGTCTTTATACTTAAGCTatatgtttttcattttcacacGTGCAGCATGCACAgacttcatttaatttatatgtagaTAAGGCAGCATGCGCAGCGACTGCGATGCCAGCTGCTGTCTGAgctacaaaaagaaaacaatataataattaagtttaaatatacattaaattaagtCAAGTTaggtaaatataaatataaatatgtatatgattcatcaataataaatatatatatgattcatcaataataaatataagttttagtttaatatcatttggttgtttttgtaattttgctgttgtatatttgttattgttgttgtatatttttcttgttgttgttgttgtatatttgttgttgtatatttgttgttgttgtatatttgttgttgttgttgttgttgttatttgttgttgttgttgtatatgtTCATTTGaatgtgtgttttgttgtaatattttttgtaatttttgttgttgttgttgttgttgttgtatatttgttgttgttgttgtatatttgttgttgatgttgtatatttgttgctattgtagTACATTTGTTGCTTCGACAGTAACAAGCGAAAATGGTTTGTtcacaaaaaatgcaaaaaaacacaaaatccaCTTTTGCTCGAAAACTACAAGGACGATTTCGAAGTCCTTGGGCATGCAAATAGTGTAAAGCGAGTCCTTTAAGTACATATCACTCtaaggacgaaagtccttacaggagccaAGAAATACGTTAAATTCGTTTTACAAAAAAGTCCTTGTAACTCAGATGTCCTTTGGAGGATCTG
Proteins encoded in this region:
- the LOC108598083 gene encoding putative gustatory receptor 28b isoform X2, whose amino-acid sequence is MQMDIVMDMDMDVEKDTELAAAPLSSGWCDPLRRRLRRWLTAKQVFECLRPLFFVTYLHGLTSFYISHCATSGQREIKKSWFGYANGLIHVGLYSVCYVLTICNDCESVASYFFRSRISYFGDMMQIVSGFIGVTVIYLAAIIPKHRLEQCLQKFHTMDLQLHSVGVKIMYSKVLSFSYAVMLSMFLVNLAFSWGTFAVLYSSNVSPTLALQFTFMVQHTVIAISIALFSCFTYLVEMRFIMVNKVLKNLAHQWDTRSLKAVQKQRSLQCLDSFSMYTIVTKDPAEIIQESMEIHQLICEAAATANKYFTYQLLTIISIAFLIIVFDAYYVLETLLGKSKRESKFKTVEFVTFFSCQMILYLIAIISIVEGSNRAIKKSEKTGGIVHSLLNKTKSAEVKEKLQQFSMQLMHLKINFTAAGLFNIDRTLYFTISGALTTYLIILLQFTTNSPSGVENSSDCCGSLQNLTNHTN
- the LOC108598083 gene encoding putative gustatory receptor 28b isoform X3 yields the protein MWQLWRTLFRPRDAHGAEQTLLLFTYLLGLTPFRLRGVAGARHFQLSRLGYLNALLQLSFFGYCFLTALIQQQSIVGYFFRSKISQVGDSLQKFISLVGMSTLFACSALRVRKLIKLCDYIARIDERLLDLGVCFSYPRIMRLRHSQLLLIMSVQLSYLVSSLCLMLWNGVRPSYPAAVAFYVPQVFLLSVVLLLGAMLHRCWQHFEALNKVLKNLAHQWDTRSLKAVQKQRSLQCLDSFSMYTIVTKDPAEIIQESMEIHQLICEAAATANKYFTYQLLTIISIAFLIIVFDAYYVLETLLGKSKRESKFKTVEFVTFFSCQMILYLIAIISIVEGSNRAIKKSEKTGGIVHSLLNKTKSAEVKEKLQQFSMQLMHLKINFTAAGLFNIDRTLYFTISGALTTYLIILLQFTTNSPSGVENSSDCCGSLQNLTNHTN
- the LOC108598083 gene encoding putative gustatory receptor 28b isoform X1, giving the protein MRRRFVIYTLPVCAICSAESCSPAAVRVDTLWQTVVRVALALSVMSATLHRVRRYFISSQVYEALRPLFFLTFLYGLTPFHVVRRKMGESYVKMSCFGIFNIFVYIILVGFCYISSLRQGESIVGYFFRTEISVIGDRLQIFNGLIAGAVIYTSAILKRCKLLGTLTILHSLDTNFSNIGVRVKYSRIFRYSILLLVFKLLILGVYFVGVFQLLVSLGVTPSFCVCMTFFLQHSVVSIAICLFCIIAFSFERRLSIVNQVLKNLAHQWDTRSLKAVQKQRSLQCLDSFSMYTIVTKDPAEIIQESMEIHQLICEAAATANKYFTYQLLTIISIAFLIIVFDAYYVLETLLGKSKRESKFKTVEFVTFFSCQMILYLIAIISIVEGSNRAIKKSEKTGGIVHSLLNKTKSAEVKEKLQQFSMQLMHLKINFTAAGLFNIDRTLYFTISGALTTYLIILLQFTTNSPSGVENSSDCCGSLQNLTNHTN
- the LOC108606239 gene encoding uncharacterized protein LOC108606239 codes for the protein MPRCSRNCRKRWQRVFRADNFYSSIRLIIMLAFLQGLTPYYVGWDEQQAELSLRESKLGFVNAFARFLFAVYCYAYSQVHNEYLIGYFMRTDISQSSSHVHNTVGMLAGVMIFILPLWQRRSWRKSIELLSAIDRRLAKLRIRINYFQVQYLGLLVVLLAFALDAFIILVCWLCFAKMQVQASWPFVLIMIGEVLTLSMVVTMFCLLTHSVQRRLQRLHKVSANLWKV